In Falco cherrug isolate bFalChe1 chromosome 5, bFalChe1.pri, whole genome shotgun sequence, one DNA window encodes the following:
- the CD9 gene encoding CD9 antigen, translated as MKGGTKCIKYLLFGFNFIFWLAGTAVLAIGLWLRFDSQTKNIFELESNNTTFYTGVYILIGAGALMMLVGFLGCCGALQESQCMLGLFFLFLFVIFALEIAAAIWGFANKEKVIEELKDFYMETYQKRSEAVSRETLKAFQLALDCCGITGALEQQFMDTCPKKPVVESLTVMSCPAAIDDVFNSKLNVIGAVGLGIAVIMIFGMIFSMVLCCAIRKNREMV; from the exons CTTGCAGGGACAGCAGTTCTTGCAATTGGACTATGGCTTCGATTTGATTCGCAGACCAAAAACATCTTTGAACTGGAATCCAACAACACAACATTTTACACTG GAGTTTACATCCTTATTGGAGCTGGTGCACTTATGATGCTGGTTGGTTTCTTGGGATGCTGTGGTGCATTGCAGGAATCTCAATGTATGCTTGGCCTG ttcttcctcttccttttcgTGATTTTTGCCCTTGAAATTGCTGCTGCAATCTGGGGatttgcaaataaagaaaag GTTATTGAAGAGTTAAAGGACTTCTACATGGAAACATATCAAAAGCGATCTGAAGCAGTGTCCAGAGAGACCCTGAAAGCATTTCAGTTAGCT ctAGACTGCTGTGGTATTACAGGAGCTCTTGAGCAGCAGTTCATGGACACCTGTCCAAAGAAGCCCGTGGTTGAGTCGCTTACAGTAATG TCGTGCCCTGCTGCCATCGATGATGTCTTCAATTCAAAACTGAATGTGATTGGAGCAGTTGGCCTTGGCATTGCTGTAATAATG attttCGGCATGATATTCAGTATGGTTCTCTGCTGTGCTATCCgcaaaaacagagaaatggtCTAA